In one window of Nocardiopsis aegyptia DNA:
- a CDS encoding universal stress protein, giving the protein MDGATTTRWVVVGVDGTESSRHALEWAANQAAQRGLGVRIVTAAGPLAGVGAFAGLGGAEQVPPDDTDTSGASLLLDYAGDWVSRLFPELEVQTRLSYARPVDALLAEASAEGCAAVVVGSRGLSGIVAAFVGSVGIELAARAPVPVIVLPREHASAHGVRGRVIVGTDGSEPSRRAVDVAFRHAEVARTELVAVSAWQPLVAFAAATGPIPPELFDDATAAEAARQSLEEEIAEPRRRHPEVTVRTRVVRAHPVVALLEEATPADLIVVGSRGRGGFRGLLLGSVSHSVLHGARGPVAIVR; this is encoded by the coding sequence ATGGACGGCGCAACCACGACACGGTGGGTGGTCGTGGGGGTGGACGGCACCGAGTCCAGTCGCCACGCGTTGGAGTGGGCGGCCAACCAGGCCGCGCAACGCGGTCTCGGAGTCCGCATCGTGACGGCGGCGGGACCGCTGGCGGGCGTGGGCGCGTTCGCCGGACTCGGCGGCGCCGAACAGGTGCCCCCCGACGACACCGACACCAGCGGTGCCTCCCTCCTGCTCGACTACGCCGGCGACTGGGTGTCCCGCCTGTTCCCGGAACTGGAGGTCCAAACCCGCCTGTCCTACGCGCGGCCGGTCGACGCCCTGCTGGCCGAGGCCTCCGCCGAGGGGTGCGCCGCGGTGGTCGTCGGTTCGCGCGGGCTGAGCGGGATCGTCGCCGCGTTCGTGGGCTCGGTGGGCATCGAGCTGGCCGCCCGCGCTCCGGTGCCGGTGATCGTGCTGCCCCGCGAGCACGCCTCGGCGCACGGTGTGCGGGGGCGGGTGATCGTGGGGACCGACGGGTCCGAACCCAGCCGCCGGGCGGTCGACGTGGCGTTCCGGCACGCGGAGGTCGCGCGGACCGAACTCGTGGCGGTGAGCGCCTGGCAGCCGCTGGTGGCCTTCGCGGCGGCCACCGGGCCCATCCCGCCCGAGCTCTTCGACGACGCCACGGCGGCCGAGGCCGCGCGCCAGTCGCTGGAGGAGGAGATCGCCGAGCCGCGGCGGCGCCACCCGGAGGTGACCGTGCGCACGCGGGTGGTGCGCGCGCACCCGGTGGTCGCGCTGCTGGAGGAGGCCACCCCCGCCGACCTCATCGTCGTGGGGTCCCGGGGCAGGGGCGGGTTCCGCGGGCTGCTGCTGGGCTCGGTCAGCCACTCCGTCCTGCACGGCGCCCGGGGACCGGTCGCCATCGTGCGCTGA
- a CDS encoding HelD family protein, translated as MTTTDPSAVPVSPELQAERDHLDAARAALRRMRENVEGTELMLGDVVNDKVTNAALRKGRERRIAALADVPGAPLFFGRLDFDPGTVSEDGDADRVHIGRRHVHDAEGRPMVLDWRAPVCVAYYRASPGDRMGVRVRRRYGFGGGAVLTAFEDETLVGEAPTSDAGGDLLATEIERPRTGPMRDIVATIQPEQDDLVRAPLETTLCVQGAPGTGKTAVGLHRIAFLLYTERERLSRSGVAIIGPNRSFLSYIRDVLPALGEVDVAQTTVEEMLDAGLPVRRAEEPAAARIKGRARMAEVLRRDLWAHLRTPEETVMVRRGSRRWRLYPEDLRPLLDELASRGVAYGSGRDLLSHRIAHAVLSLMEGAGEVCDDRTHQQVRRDPAVRSAVTALWPKVDPAKMVLGLLTDPERLARAAEGLLTAEEQAAVLLPGRPRGPKSARWSLEDMVLIDEAAAMIERPVSLGHVVVDEAQDLSPMQARAVGRRCASGSLTVLGDIAQGTSPAAAANWSTLLEHLDKPTGHLRVLDRGYRVPAQIIDYAARLLPEIAPGLGAPVAVRRAPGALRVTRAADGLASGVVEACRGVLEGEGSVGLIAADGGIAELREALAEAGLAAPLLGEGDTGLDSARLVAVPASLAKGLEFDAVVVAEPAAIVDAEERGTNRLYVVLTRAVSTLHVVHARPLPAALA; from the coding sequence ATGACCACGACCGATCCCTCCGCCGTGCCCGTGAGCCCCGAGCTCCAGGCCGAACGCGACCACCTGGACGCCGCCCGCGCCGCGCTGCGGCGGATGCGCGAGAACGTCGAGGGCACCGAACTGATGCTCGGCGACGTCGTCAACGACAAGGTCACCAACGCCGCGCTGCGCAAGGGCCGGGAGCGGCGGATCGCCGCACTGGCCGACGTGCCCGGCGCGCCGCTGTTCTTCGGCCGCCTGGACTTCGATCCCGGCACGGTCTCCGAGGACGGCGACGCCGACCGCGTGCACATCGGGCGGCGCCACGTGCACGACGCCGAGGGCCGGCCCATGGTGCTCGACTGGCGGGCACCGGTGTGCGTCGCCTACTACCGGGCCTCGCCCGGCGACCGGATGGGCGTGCGCGTGCGCCGGCGCTACGGCTTCGGCGGCGGAGCCGTGCTGACGGCCTTCGAGGACGAGACCCTGGTCGGTGAAGCGCCGACGTCGGACGCCGGCGGCGACCTGCTCGCCACGGAGATCGAGCGCCCGCGCACGGGCCCCATGCGCGACATCGTCGCCACCATCCAGCCCGAACAGGACGACCTGGTCCGCGCACCGCTGGAGACCACCCTGTGCGTGCAGGGCGCGCCCGGGACCGGCAAGACCGCCGTCGGACTGCACCGCATCGCCTTCCTGCTCTACACCGAACGCGAGCGCCTGTCCCGGTCCGGGGTGGCGATCATCGGCCCCAACCGGTCGTTCCTGTCCTACATCCGCGACGTCCTGCCGGCGCTGGGCGAGGTCGACGTCGCCCAGACCACCGTCGAGGAGATGCTGGACGCGGGCCTGCCCGTGCGGCGGGCGGAAGAGCCCGCCGCCGCGCGGATCAAGGGGCGGGCGCGGATGGCCGAGGTGCTGCGCCGCGACCTGTGGGCGCACCTGCGCACTCCGGAGGAGACGGTCATGGTGCGCCGGGGCTCGCGCCGCTGGCGGCTGTACCCCGAGGACCTGCGCCCGCTGCTGGACGAACTCGCCTCCCGCGGCGTCGCCTACGGGTCCGGACGGGACCTGCTGTCACACCGGATCGCCCACGCCGTCCTGTCGCTCATGGAGGGCGCCGGGGAGGTCTGCGACGACCGCACCCACCAGCAGGTGCGCCGGGACCCGGCGGTGCGCTCGGCGGTCACCGCCCTGTGGCCCAAGGTCGATCCGGCCAAGATGGTGCTGGGACTGCTCACCGACCCCGAGCGCCTCGCCCGCGCGGCCGAGGGCCTGCTCACCGCCGAGGAGCAGGCCGCCGTCCTGCTGCCGGGGCGTCCGCGCGGGCCGAAGTCGGCCCGGTGGTCCCTGGAGGACATGGTGCTGATCGACGAGGCCGCCGCGATGATCGAGCGTCCCGTGAGCCTCGGGCACGTCGTGGTGGACGAGGCGCAGGACCTGAGCCCGATGCAGGCGCGTGCCGTCGGACGGCGCTGCGCGTCGGGGTCGCTGACCGTGCTCGGCGACATCGCACAGGGCACGAGCCCGGCGGCGGCCGCGAACTGGTCGACGCTGCTGGAACACCTGGACAAGCCGACCGGCCACCTGCGCGTCCTGGACCGGGGGTACCGGGTCCCGGCGCAGATCATCGACTACGCCGCCCGGCTGCTGCCCGAGATCGCCCCCGGGCTGGGCGCCCCGGTCGCGGTGCGGCGCGCGCCCGGCGCCCTGCGGGTGACCCGGGCGGCGGACGGCCTGGCGTCGGGCGTGGTCGAGGCGTGCCGGGGCGTGCTGGAGGGGGAGGGCTCGGTCGGGCTGATCGCCGCCGACGGCGGGATCGCGGAGCTGCGGGAGGCACTGGCGGAGGCGGGACTGGCGGCGCCGCTGCTGGGGGAGGGCGACACCGGGCTGGACTCCGCGCGCCTGGTCGCGGTGCCGGCGAGCCTGGCCAAGGGTCTGGAGTTCGACGCGGTGGTGGTCGCCGAGCCCGCGGCCATCGTCGACGCCGAGGAACGCGGGACCAACCGCCTCTACGTGGTGCTCACCCGCGCGGTGAGCACCCTGCACGTCGTCCACGCCCGCCCGCTGCCCGCCGCCCTGGCCTGA
- a CDS encoding DUF998 domain-containing protein — protein MSYAGADHVHWDQRDGRVAAVAAAVVFSFWVVEVVLPGVGAAQGVLADPATSFGRFLDGAHRVASILAVLAAALGLSLGARWSRRWLTVSWASMAVFGAASLTASLLPGPCVVSTDVACAAESLVEGLAGATVAQAVVAVVAMLASLLGVVSLAVSLRLHRKRSWIPVAAVAAVQTVVVVAVLVLAGRMLAADGSGAPGVTLGLLERAHLVTVALWLLSAGVLPGPWKRPPHDGRTAPGRV, from the coding sequence ATGTCCTACGCCGGTGCGGACCACGTGCACTGGGACCAGCGGGACGGCCGGGTCGCGGCCGTGGCCGCCGCGGTCGTCTTCAGTTTCTGGGTCGTGGAGGTCGTCCTGCCCGGTGTGGGGGCGGCCCAGGGTGTGCTGGCGGATCCGGCCACGTCGTTCGGCCGGTTCCTCGACGGCGCCCACCGGGTGGCGTCGATCCTGGCCGTGCTCGCCGCCGCCCTGGGCCTGTCCCTGGGCGCGCGCTGGTCGCGGCGCTGGCTCACGGTGTCGTGGGCCTCGATGGCGGTGTTCGGTGCCGCCTCGCTCACCGCGTCCCTGCTGCCCGGCCCGTGCGTGGTGTCCACCGACGTCGCGTGCGCCGCGGAGTCCCTGGTCGAGGGGCTGGCGGGCGCCACCGTGGCCCAGGCGGTGGTCGCCGTCGTCGCGATGCTCGCGAGCCTGCTGGGGGTGGTGTCCCTGGCGGTGAGCCTGCGGCTGCACCGCAAGCGGTCGTGGATTCCGGTGGCCGCCGTGGCCGCCGTCCAGACCGTGGTGGTCGTGGCCGTGCTGGTCCTCGCGGGCCGTATGCTCGCGGCCGACGGCTCCGGCGCGCCGGGGGTCACTCTCGGCCTGCTGGAACGCGCCCACCTGGTGACGGTCGCCCTGTGGCTGCTCTCGGCCGGCGTCCTGCCCGGCCCCTGGAAGCGTCCCCCGCACGACGGCCGGACGGCGCCGGGCCGGGTGTGA
- a CDS encoding TlpA family protein disulfide reductase — MIRTPAPTDDAAGRAYRFERFRTGLLLSDMSFPPDAPGAGDRIPAFDLATLDGPRFTSTDLGPLPVLLVFGSRTCPVTESAGPVLRRLHEEFGAAVRFVLVNTREAHPGQLVPQPRTFERKWEHALDLRRHHALRFEVAVDGIDGEAHRAFGPKPNSAYLVDPDGTIRYRAHWANDEGGLREALSAAVLGRAPARGHSRGMAGSLLRAVGHLPGTVRAAGSRVERDVWLAAPPLALLGRLSLLFGRLPADRRGAAAAAALLGFLLTVALVVLLL; from the coding sequence ATGATCCGCACACCCGCCCCGACCGACGACGCGGCCGGACGCGCCTACCGCTTCGAGCGGTTCCGGACCGGACTGCTCTTGAGCGACATGTCCTTCCCGCCCGACGCGCCCGGCGCCGGTGACCGGATCCCCGCCTTCGACCTGGCGACCCTCGACGGTCCGCGGTTCACCAGCACGGACCTGGGACCACTGCCCGTCCTCCTGGTCTTCGGGTCGCGCACCTGCCCCGTGACCGAGAGCGCGGGGCCGGTCCTGCGCCGGCTGCACGAGGAGTTCGGGGCGGCGGTGCGCTTCGTCCTCGTCAACACCAGGGAGGCGCACCCGGGCCAGCTCGTGCCGCAGCCCCGGACCTTCGAGCGCAAGTGGGAGCACGCCCTCGACCTGCGCCGCCACCACGCCCTCCGGTTCGAGGTCGCGGTCGACGGCATCGACGGTGAGGCGCACCGCGCGTTCGGTCCCAAGCCGAACTCGGCCTACCTCGTCGATCCGGACGGCACGATCCGCTACCGGGCGCACTGGGCCAACGACGAAGGCGGCCTGCGCGAAGCCCTCTCCGCGGCCGTGCTGGGGCGGGCGCCCGCACGCGGCCACAGCAGGGGCATGGCGGGCTCGCTCCTGCGGGCCGTCGGCCACCTTCCGGGGACCGTGCGCGCGGCCGGTTCCAGGGTCGAACGCGACGTCTGGCTCGCCGCGCCGCCCCTGGCCCTGCTCGGGCGGCTGTCGCTGCTGTTCGGCCGGCTGCCCGCCGACCGCCGGGGCGCCGCAGCGGCCGCCGCACTGCTCGGGTTCCTGCTGACCGTCGCCCTGGTCGTTCTGCTCCTCTAG